The following DNA comes from Centropristis striata isolate RG_2023a ecotype Rhode Island chromosome 3, C.striata_1.0, whole genome shotgun sequence.
CTGTAGTTGCAGGATATGCTTAAAATCTGGTTAGACAAGACAATGAGGGCAGATATTACACAGACTTACTGGTTGACATACTGCAAATGCACAGGTGCACCTGCATAGATGTCTATCAGTCATTTTTGTTTACTGTACACTCGCATGcccttttcattatttttgtacttttcacAGAGTGCGGAGGAGGGTGCCTTCAGCTCAATCTACTGTGCTTTATCGGAGGACATGGAGGGGATAACTGGGAAATATTGTGACTGTGACTCCCACCTGGTTCTCCCTGCCCCTTTAGCTAGAGACACTGCCCTCGCGGTCAAGGACTTTGAGGTCTGTGAGAGGCTGACATCAAAGCTCTGAGACAAGGCTCAGGCAAGAGATAACAGAAAGTCCACCTTTTTTCAGGGTGTTTCTGACTATTTACAagcaattataaatataaacacaaatgtgataAATCACTTACTTTTAATATAAGTACTCATGTGGTCTGATTAAATATTCACCATGAAAATTATGAATATGTCATGTGtcatgtgtatgatttttattcaggtgtgtgtatgagtgaaATGAAAGAGTTTTCCTGAGACATACTGACACCATGTGGTCAACTCATGCTTCTTCAGAAATGACAACAGGAGAAATGACACAATCACTTCCCTTTATTGACTGAttcattaaaacacaataaaacatttcagcaTTCAGCGCTTTTTGAAGAATTTGTACAGCGTTCATCCCCTGGTTTCTTCTGGGATGCTATTTAGCTGCAGAAGCAGAGATAGTGAGAGAACAGTCCGGTCACCAAAGACGTTTTTAATCAGAGCACTGTCACTTGTAATCtttgtataataaaaaaaaagataaaaagccATCTTGAGTGTCTCTTGTACACTTGTACCTTTCTGACGTTCCTCCACTATTTCATGGATGATCTCTTCAAGCACCGGAACCACGTGATCTAGCTGTTTGGGTGAAAGGCGGACAGCAATCTCCACCGTTTTATCCTGGAAACGCAAAGGAAGTGTTATTGGCTTGCATTCAGTGACACAATTCTTTATCGAAAACAGCAGCCATATTTGTggtaaaaagtgtgtgtgtgtgtgcgcgtgtgtgttcttgtacttcctacattgtgaggaccaTGGTTttaagtgaggacatttttggctggtcctcacttaTTCAAAGGTTTGTTCGAGGGTCAAGATTTGGTTTACAATTACGTTCCAAACTATAGAATGAgctacctttgcacatcagacaagcctcctcactgtccatttttaaaactcatcttaaaacctatttttattccttggcttttaaccacgcatgagactctgctcttgctttagtgttttatggtctgcttgtatttattgttttttatattgttttaaaaagcaatgaatctatgtattttagtgtttattcctgttttatttattattagagtTGAGTTTAGGTTTGGGGAAGGGGCTGGAAAATACATTATGTCAATGAGGTTTGgcacaaagatagaagtgtgtgtgtgtgtgtgtgtgtgtgtgtgtgtgtgtgtgagagagagagagagagagtgtgtgcgtgcgtgctcACAGGATTTCCACCATGCTCCACCCGAGGAAGCTCTTGGACTGTAACCTCTTCAAACTGAAGGTCCTCCGACCGAGGCTCCATAtcctttcttccttctctctcctgcagcacagaaaca
Coding sequences within:
- the mlnl gene encoding motilin-like — protein: MSMRGAVAGCLVLACLVALLAERTEGHITFFSPKEMMLMKEREGRKDMEPRSEDLQFEEVTVQELPRVEHGGNPDKTVEIAVRLSPKQLDHVVPVLEEIIHEIVEERQKAK